The following are from one region of the Salvia hispanica cultivar TCC Black 2014 chromosome 1, UniMelb_Shisp_WGS_1.0, whole genome shotgun sequence genome:
- the LOC125211228 gene encoding pentatricopeptide repeat-containing protein At2g37310 — MTVTVAVPFPRLHGYHINYTLYGRLIQRCTDLRLPRQAEQLHARLILTSTTADNFLASKLIAFYSKNRQISRARHVFDQIPHKNTFAYNALLIACTVHNHHAHTLDLFASLLSRQGDHDRFDLADVKPDGFTLSCVLKSMSEVALDGPLPARMVHCYVVKCGFDCDVYVGNGLVTYYSRCGDVASARSLFNEMPERDSVSWNSMISGYSQGGFFEECKGLYKRMLDSEAVRPDAVTAVSVLQACAQSSDLITGMAVHQYLIENEVEMDLSLCNSIIGVYAKCGSLDYARQLFEEMSEKDEITYGTIISAYMVHGFVEEAMSVFRGMWKPGLSTWNAVISGSVQNNQHDRVLDLVREMQGSGFKPDAVTLSSILPAIPFVSHLKGGKEVHAYAIKNNYHRNIYVVTAMVDVYAKLGYLRGAQRIFDLAQDKSVIVWTAIIAAYAAHGDANSALSLFEEMLNSKINPDAITFTAVLAACAHAGLVDEAREIFGSLLPKYGIQPLPNHYACVVACLSRVGKLSEAVDFVKKMPSEPTAPVWGALLSGASEAGDVELAEFVCEHLFELEPENPTNYIVMANLFSKAGRWEEAESVRERLAKRGFKKVAGSSRIETSGGFVRGSAMNERRGKSW; from the coding sequence ATGACAGTGACAGTGGCAGTGCCATTCCCCCGCCTACATGGCTACCACATCAACTACACTCTCTACGGCCGCCTCATCCAGCGCTGCACCGACCTCCGCCTCCCGCGCCAGGCCGAGCAGCTCCACGCCCGCCTCATCCTCACCTCCACCACCGCCGACAACTTCCTCGCCTCCAAGCTCATAGCTTTCTACTCCAAGAACCGCCAGATTTCCCGCGCACGCCATGTGTTCGACCAAATTCCGCACAAGAACACCTTCGCCTACAACGCCCTCCTCATCGCCTGCACCGTGCACAACCACCACGCTCACACGCTGGATCTCTTTGCCTCCTTGTTGTCTCGACAAGGGGATCACGATCGTTTCGATTTGGCGGATGTCAAGCCGGATGGTTTTACATTGAGTTGCGTGTTGAAGTCGATGTCAGAGGTGGCCTTGGACGGGCCTCTTCCGGCTCGGATGGTTCATTGTTATGTTGTTAAATGTGGGTTTGATTGTGATGTTTACGTGGGGAATGGGTTGGTGACTTACTACTCGAGGTGTGGTGATGTGGCTTCGGCGAGGAGCTTGTTTAATGAAATGCCTGAGAGGGACTCGGTCTCTTGGAATTCGATGATCTCGGGGTACTCGCAAGGTGGGTTCTTTGAGGAATGCAAGGGTTTGTATAAAAGAATGCTGGATTCGGAAGCTGTAAGGCCCGATGCGGTTACTGCAGTGAGCGTTTTGCAAGCGTGTGCGCAGTCGAGTGATCTTATAACAGGGATGGCAGTGCatcaatatttgattgaaaatgaGGTTGAAATGGATCTTTCACTTTGTAACTCGATCATTGGGGTTTATGCTAAATGCGGTAGCTTGGACTATGCTAGGCAGCTTTTTGAGGAAATGAGTGAGAAGGATGAGATAACTTATGGAACGATTATATCTGCCTACATGGTTCACGGGTTCGTTGAGGAAGCTATGAGTGTATTTAGGGGAATGTGGAAGCCGGGATTGAGTACTTGGAATGCAGTTATTTCGGGTAGCGTTCAGAATAATCAGCATGATAGAGTTTTAGATCTAGTTCGTGAAATGCAAGGTTCTGGTTTCAAGCCTGACGCTGTAACTTTGTCGAGTATACTTCCAGCTATTCCATTTGTCTCACATTTGAAAGGGGGAAAAGAAGTCCATGCTTATGCTATTAAAAACAATTACCATAGGAATATCTATGTGGTTACTGCAATGGTTGATGTATATGCCAAGCTTGGATATCTGAGGGGAGCACAGAGAATATTTGATCTTGCACAGGATAAGAGTGTGATAGTATGGACTGCTATAATCGCAGCCTATGCAGCTCATGGAGATGCTAACTCAGCACTTAGTCTATTCGAGGAGATGCTAAATAGCAAGATAAATCCAGATGCTATCACATTTACTGCTGTTTTAGCTGCTTGTGCTCATGCTGGGCTAGTGGACGAAGCTCGTGAGATATTTGGTTCTTTGCTGCCAAAGTATGGAATTCAGCCTTTGCCGAATCATTATGCTTGTGTGGTTGCATGCCTGAGCCGAGTAGGTAAGCTGTCTGAAGCAGTAGATTTTGTAAAGAAAATGCCTAGTGAACCTACGGCTCCGGTTTGGGGTGCTCTGCTTAGTGGAGCTTCAGAGGCTGGTGATGTTGAGCTTGCTGAGTTTGTCTGTGAGCATTTATTCGAATTGGAGCCTGAAAACCCAACCAATTACATTGTTAtggcaaatttattttcaaaagcTGGTAGGTGGGAGGAAGCCGAGAGTGTAAGAGAGAGATTGGCGAAGAggggatttaagaaagttgcTGGCAGTAGCCGAATAGAAACCTCTGGTGGCTTCGTGAGAGGAAGTGCTATGAATGAAAGAAGGGGTAAAAGTTGGTAA